A genomic stretch from Oreochromis niloticus isolate F11D_XX linkage group LG11, O_niloticus_UMD_NMBU, whole genome shotgun sequence includes:
- the LOC102075787 gene encoding sialic acid-binding Ig-like lectin 10 isoform X1 — MFVLIWATFLLCVCAETGTSQQCVGQYCITLSERLTAEAGLCVVIPCSFTTGFGFTPKHIVWYKCIYSRCDYDDEIIFHSKNNIHVRYGFEGRVSLLEPDIRQNNCSIIINDLKESDSGSYRIRVNGELNWRENGFASIQRTTVLVEGLSQKPRVKIPTLTEGQQATLTCVAPGLCSGSVPEITWTWRGAGGTESYITGNSTDFRTKNLTAFTQRHISTLTFNSSAEHHNTNVTCKIRFTGKKTTEGDSTLKVNYVKEVNVTGGTNVKEGETLNLTCSVESFPPSPIMWSKPGSDITLHNDTGSATLSIINATTEHSGQYVCTAKHMNNTLQENINITVIYIRTPQIIGNTIIKEGDVLNLTCSVESFPPSLIMWSKLGSDITLHNDTGSATLSIINATTGHSGQYICTAKHMNNTLQENINITVMYIRTPQITGNTIIKEGDVLNLTCSVESFPPALIMWRDLSSKANNKHSGAYTNLHNDTGSATLVIQNVTAEDSGQYICTATHPDTTVTSSVSVIVSWFSKIQNGSGCVLQAEVLTCVCISEGFPLPTIKWPLLKNHKEYSIKTTVSNHTVNSTVSLNVKNYGNSTVECVSNNEKGEAKKNLMIQSVSNTVAHSPVLILGYLEIIIAFLIGVVLSAVVCCLIKKCSRKKTKNSGNLDETLEMVTSQDDPQHIYDGQETQDNQSDPQEEVEDQGVAAEKDVPELSSAPQEVEYADIDFSLLKRNSKSERKQESTKTEYAEIKKAIKGKWEDEMVTGEEEEMMTEMDLKQSEPEKEKEEDEPVYSTVNDIIEKI; from the exons ATGTTTGTTCTGATCTGGGCAACtttccttttgtgtgtgtgtgctgaaacAG GCACATCACAACAATGTGTTGGACAATACTGCATCACACTTAGTGAGAGACTAACAGCAGAGGCTGGACTCTGTGTTGTGATCCCGTGTTCTTTCACTACTGGTTTTGGATTTACACCCAAACATATAGTTTGGTACAAATGTATATATTCAAGATGTGACTATGATGATGAAATAATATTTCACAGCAAAAACAATATCCACGTTCGGTATGGCTTTGAAGGACGTGTGTCACTCTTAGAGCCTGATATAAGACAGAACAACTGCAGCATCATCATTAATGATCTCAAAGAGTCGGATTCTGGATCGTATCGGATCAGAGTTAATGGTGAACTGAATTGGAGAGAAAATGGATTTGCATCTATTCAAAGGACAACTGTCTTAGTTGAAG GTCTTAGTCAGAAACCCAGAGTTAAGATTCCCACACTGACAGAGGGACAGCAGGCCACACTGACCTGTGTTGCTCCTGGTCTCTGCTCTGGATCTGTTCCTGAAATCACCTGGACATggagaggagcaggagggaCTGAATCTTACATTACAGGAAACAGCACTGATTTCAGGACTAAAAATCTAACTGctttcacacaaagacacatttcAACTCTGACTTTCAACTCCTCTGCTGAACACCACAACACCAATGTCACCTGTAAAATCCGCTTCACTGGGAAAAAAACTACAGAGGGGGATTCAACTTTAAAAGTAAACT ATGTGAAGGAAGTTAACGTCACTGGGGGCACAAATGTGAAGGAGGGTGAAACTCTGAATctgacctgcagtgttgaaagttTTCCTCCATCTCCTATTATGTGGTCTAAACCTGGTTCTGATATAACCCTGCACAATGACACTGGATCAGCCACACTCTCCATAATTAATGCTACAACTGAACATTCTGGACAGTACGTCTGTACAGCAAAACATATGAACAATACCCTGCAGGAAAACATCAATATAACAGTAATAT ATATAAGGACACCTCAAATCATTGGGAATACAATCATAAAGGAGGGAGATGTTCTGAATctgacctgcagtgttgaaagttTCCCTCCATCTCTGATTATGTGGTCTAAACTTGGTTCTGATATAACCCTGCACAATGACACTGGATCAGCCACACTCTCCATAATTAATGCTACAACTGGACATTCTGGACAGTACATCTGTACGGCAAAACATATGAACAATACCCTGCAAGAAAACATCAACATAACAGTGATGT ATATAAGGACACCTCAAATCACTGGGAACACAATCATAAAGGAGGGAGATGTTCTGAATctgacctgcagtgttgaaagttTTCCTCCAGCCCTTATCATGTGGAGAGATCTTAGCTCTAAAGCAAACAACAAACATAGTGGAGCTTACACTAACCTGCATAATGACACTGGCTCAGCTACACTTGTCATCCAGAATGTGACAGCAGAAGATTCTGGACAGTACATCTGCACAGCAACACATCCGGACACAACTGTAACATCATCTGTCAGTGTGATTGTGTCTT ggttttcaaAGATACAGAATGGCTCTGGATGTGTGCTTCAGGCAGAGGTTTTGacctgtgtgtgtatcagtgaagGGTTTCCTTTACCTACCATCAAATGGCCGCTCCTAAAGAACCACAAAGAGTACTCTATCAAAACGACTGTGTCAAACCACACAGTCAACAGCACTGTCAGTCTAAATGTAAAAAACTATGGTAACAGCACTGTTGAATGTGTGAGCAACAATGAAAAGggagaggcaaaaaaaaatctcatgaTTCAAAGTGTGTCCAATACAGTGG CTCACTCACCAGTTTTGATCCTGGGATATCTGGAAATCATCATTGCCTTTTTGATTGGAGTAGTTCTTTCTGCAGTTGTTTgctgtttgattaaaaaatgttCAAG aaaaaaaacaaagaattctGGAAATTTGGATGAGACTTTGGAGATGGTAACAAGTCAGGACGATCCACAG CACATATATGATGGTCAAGAAACACAAGACAATCAGTCCGACCCACAAGAAGAAGTTGAAGATCAAGGTGTGGCAGCAGAGAAAGACGTGCCTGAACTCAGCAGTGCTCCGCAAGAAGTGGAGTATGCAGACATTGATTTTTCCCTGTTGAAAAGAAACAGCAAGTCAGAGAGAAAGCAAGAAAGCACAAAGACGGAGTATGCTGAAATTAAGAAAGCAATAAAAGGCAAATGGGAAGATGAAATGGTGACgggcgaggaggaggagatgatgacAGAGATGGACTTGAAACAGTCTGAAccagaaaaggagaaagaggaagacGAGCCAGTGTACTCCACTGTGAATGATATAATCGAAAAAATTTGA
- the LOC102075787 gene encoding sialic acid-binding Ig-like lectin 11 isoform X2, with translation MFVLIWATFLLCVCAETGTSQQCVGQYCITLSERLTAEAGLCVVIPCSFTTGFGFTPKHIVWYKCIYSRCDYDDEIIFHSKNNIHVQNGFEGRVSLLEPDIRQNNCSIIINDLKESDSGSYRIRVNGERNWRENGFASIQRTTVLVEGLSQKPRVKIPTLTEGQQATLTCVAPGLCSGSVPEITWTWRGAGGTESYITGNSTAFRTKNLTAFTQRHISTLTFNSSAEHHNTNVTCKIRFTGKKTTEGDSTLKVNYVKEVNVSGGTNVKEGETLTLTCSVESFPPSLIMWSKLGSDITLHNDTGSATLSIINATTGHSGQYICTAKHMNNTLQENINITVIYIRTPQIIGNTIIKEGDVLNLTCSVESFPPSLIMWSKLGSDITLHNDTGSATLSIINATTGHSGQYICTAKHMNNTLQENINITVMYIRTPQITGNTIIKEGDVLNLTCSVESFPPALIMWRDLSSKANNKHSGAYTNLHNDTGSATLVIQNVTAEDSGQYICTATHPDTTVTSSVSVIVSWFSKIQNGSGCVLQAEVLTCVCISEGFPLPTIKWPLLKNHKEYSIKTTVSNHTVNSTVSLNVKNYGNSTVECVSNNEKGEAKKNLMIQSVSNTVAHSPVLILGYLEIIIAFLIGVVLSAVVCCLIKKCSRKKTKNSGNLDETLEMVTSQDDPQHIYDGQETQDNQSDPQEEVEDQGVAAEKDVPELSSAPQEVEYADIDFSLLKRNSKSERKQESTKTEYAEIKKAIKGKWEDEMVTGEEEEMMTEMDLKQSEPEKEKEEDEPVYSTVNDIIEKI, from the exons ATGTTTGTTCTGATCTGGGCAACtttccttttgtgtgtgtgtgctgaaacAG GCACATCACAACAATGTGTTGGACAATACTGCATCACACTTAGTGAGAGACTAACAGCAGAGGCTGGACTCTGTGTTGTGATCCCGTGTTCTTTCACTACTGGTTTTGGATTTACACCCAAACATATAGTTTGGTACAAATGTATATATTCAAGATGTGACTATGATGATGAAATAATATTTCACAGCAAAAACAATATCCACGTTCAGAATGGCTTTGAAGGACGTGTGTCACTCTTAGAGCCTGATATAAGACAGAACAACTGCAGCATCATCATTAATGATCTCAAAGAGTCGGATTCTGGATCGTATCGGATCAGAGTTAATGGTGAACGGAATTGGAGAGAAAATGGATTTGCATCTATTCAAAGGACAACTGTCTTAGTTGAAG GTCTTAGTCAGAAACCCAGAGTTAAGATTCCCACACTGACAGAGGGACAGCAGGCCACACTGACCTGTGTTGCTCCTGGTCTCTGCTCTGGATCTGTTCCTGAAATCACCTGGACATggagaggagcaggagggaCTGAATCTTACATTACAGGAAACAGCACTGCTTTCAGGACTAAAAATCTAACTGctttcacacaaagacacatttcAACTCTGACTTTCAACTCCTCTGCTGAACACCACAACACCAATGTCACCTGTAAAATCCGCTTCACTGGGAAAAAAACTACAGAGGGGGATTCAACTTTAAAAGTAAACT ATGTGAAGGAAGTTAACGTCAGTGGGGGCACAAATGTGAAGGAGGGTGAAACTCTGACTctgacctgcagtgttgaaagttTTCCTCCATCTCTGATTATGTGGTCTAAACTTGGTTCTGATATAACCCTGCACAATGACACTGGATCAGCCACACTCTCCATAATTAATGCTACAACTGGACATTCTGGACAGTACATCTGTACAGCAAAACATATGAACAATACCCTGCAGGAAAATATCAATATAACAGTAATAT ATATAAGGACACCTCAAATCATTGGGAATACAATCATAAAGGAGGGAGATGTTCTGAATctgacctgcagtgttgaaagttTCCCTCCATCTCTGATTATGTGGTCTAAACTTGGTTCTGATATAACCCTGCACAATGACACTGGATCAGCCACACTCTCCATAATTAATGCTACAACTGGACATTCTGGACAGTACATCTGTACGGCAAAACATATGAACAATACCCTGCAAGAAAACATCAACATAACAGTGATGT ATATAAGGACACCTCAAATCACTGGGAACACAATCATAAAGGAGGGAGATGTTCTGAATctgacctgcagtgttgaaagttTTCCTCCAGCCCTTATCATGTGGAGAGATCTTAGCTCTAAAGCAAACAACAAACATAGTGGAGCTTACACTAACCTGCATAATGACACTGGCTCAGCTACACTTGTCATCCAGAATGTGACAGCAGAAGATTCTGGACAGTACATCTGCACAGCAACACATCCGGACACAACTGTAACATCATCTGTCAGTGTGATTGTGTCTT ggttttcaaAGATACAGAATGGCTCTGGATGTGTGCTTCAGGCAGAGGTTTTGacctgtgtgtgtatcagtgaagGGTTTCCTTTACCTACCATCAAATGGCCGCTCCTAAAGAACCACAAAGAGTACTCTATCAAAACGACTGTGTCAAACCACACAGTCAACAGCACTGTCAGTCTAAATGTAAAAAACTATGGTAACAGCACTGTTGAATGTGTGAGCAACAATGAAAAGggagaggcaaaaaaaaatctcatgaTTCAAAGTGTGTCCAATACAGTGG CTCACTCACCAGTTTTGATCCTGGGATATCTGGAAATCATCATTGCCTTTTTGATTGGAGTAGTTCTTTCTGCAGTTGTTTgctgtttgattaaaaaatgttCAAG aaaaaaaacaaagaattctGGAAATTTGGATGAGACTTTGGAGATGGTAACAAGTCAGGACGATCCACAG CACATATATGATGGTCAAGAAACACAAGACAATCAGTCCGACCCACAAGAAGAAGTTGAAGATCAAGGTGTGGCAGCAGAGAAAGACGTGCCTGAACTCAGCAGTGCTCCGCAAGAAGTGGAGTATGCAGACATTGATTTTTCCCTGTTGAAAAGAAACAGCAAGTCAGAGAGAAAGCAAGAAAGCACAAAGACGGAGTATGCTGAAATTAAGAAAGCAATAAAAGGCAAATGGGAAGATGAAATGGTGACgggcgaggaggaggagatgatgacAGAGATGGACTTGAAACAGTCTGAAccagaaaaggagaaagaggaagacGAGCCAGTGTACTCCACTGTGAATGATATAATCGAAAAAATTTGA
- the LOC102075787 gene encoding hemicentin-1 isoform X3, which produces MFVLIWATFLLCVCAETGTSQQCVGQYCITLSERLTAEAGLCVVIPCSFTTGFGFTPKHIVWYKCIYSRCDYDDEIIFHSKNNIHVRYGFEGRVSLLEPDIRQNNCSIIINDLKESDSGSYRIRVNGELNWRENGFASIQRTTVLVEGLSQKPRVKIPTLTEGQQATLTCVAPGLCSGSVPEITWTWRGAGGTESYITGNSTDFRTKNLTAFTQRHISTLTFNSSAEHHNTNVTCKIRFTGKKTTEGDSTLKVNYVKEVNVTGGTNVKEGETLNLTCSVESFPPSLIMWSKLGSDITLHNDTGSATLSIINATTGHSGQYICTAKHMNNTLQENINITVMYIRTPQITGNTIIKEGDVLNLTCSVESFPPALIMWRDLSSKANNKHSGAYTNLHNDTGSATLVIQNVTAEDSGQYICTATHPDTTVTSSVSVIVSWFSKIQNGSGCVLQAEVLTCVCISEGFPLPTIKWPLLKNHKEYSIKTTVSNHTVNSTVSLNVKNYGNSTVECVSNNEKGEAKKNLMIQSVSNTVAHSPVLILGYLEIIIAFLIGVVLSAVVCCLIKKCSRKKTKNSGNLDETLEMVTSQDDPQHIYDGQETQDNQSDPQEEVEDQGVAAEKDVPELSSAPQEVEYADIDFSLLKRNSKSERKQESTKTEYAEIKKAIKGKWEDEMVTGEEEEMMTEMDLKQSEPEKEKEEDEPVYSTVNDIIEKI; this is translated from the exons ATGTTTGTTCTGATCTGGGCAACtttccttttgtgtgtgtgtgctgaaacAG GCACATCACAACAATGTGTTGGACAATACTGCATCACACTTAGTGAGAGACTAACAGCAGAGGCTGGACTCTGTGTTGTGATCCCGTGTTCTTTCACTACTGGTTTTGGATTTACACCCAAACATATAGTTTGGTACAAATGTATATATTCAAGATGTGACTATGATGATGAAATAATATTTCACAGCAAAAACAATATCCACGTTCGGTATGGCTTTGAAGGACGTGTGTCACTCTTAGAGCCTGATATAAGACAGAACAACTGCAGCATCATCATTAATGATCTCAAAGAGTCGGATTCTGGATCGTATCGGATCAGAGTTAATGGTGAACTGAATTGGAGAGAAAATGGATTTGCATCTATTCAAAGGACAACTGTCTTAGTTGAAG GTCTTAGTCAGAAACCCAGAGTTAAGATTCCCACACTGACAGAGGGACAGCAGGCCACACTGACCTGTGTTGCTCCTGGTCTCTGCTCTGGATCTGTTCCTGAAATCACCTGGACATggagaggagcaggagggaCTGAATCTTACATTACAGGAAACAGCACTGATTTCAGGACTAAAAATCTAACTGctttcacacaaagacacatttcAACTCTGACTTTCAACTCCTCTGCTGAACACCACAACACCAATGTCACCTGTAAAATCCGCTTCACTGGGAAAAAAACTACAGAGGGGGATTCAACTTTAAAAGTAAACT ATGTGAAGGAAGTTAACGTCACTGGGGGCACAAATGTGAAGGAGGGTGAAACTCTGAATctgacctgcagtgttgaaag ttTCCCTCCATCTCTGATTATGTGGTCTAAACTTGGTTCTGATATAACCCTGCACAATGACACTGGATCAGCCACACTCTCCATAATTAATGCTACAACTGGACATTCTGGACAGTACATCTGTACGGCAAAACATATGAACAATACCCTGCAAGAAAACATCAACATAACAGTGATGT ATATAAGGACACCTCAAATCACTGGGAACACAATCATAAAGGAGGGAGATGTTCTGAATctgacctgcagtgttgaaagttTTCCTCCAGCCCTTATCATGTGGAGAGATCTTAGCTCTAAAGCAAACAACAAACATAGTGGAGCTTACACTAACCTGCATAATGACACTGGCTCAGCTACACTTGTCATCCAGAATGTGACAGCAGAAGATTCTGGACAGTACATCTGCACAGCAACACATCCGGACACAACTGTAACATCATCTGTCAGTGTGATTGTGTCTT ggttttcaaAGATACAGAATGGCTCTGGATGTGTGCTTCAGGCAGAGGTTTTGacctgtgtgtgtatcagtgaagGGTTTCCTTTACCTACCATCAAATGGCCGCTCCTAAAGAACCACAAAGAGTACTCTATCAAAACGACTGTGTCAAACCACACAGTCAACAGCACTGTCAGTCTAAATGTAAAAAACTATGGTAACAGCACTGTTGAATGTGTGAGCAACAATGAAAAGggagaggcaaaaaaaaatctcatgaTTCAAAGTGTGTCCAATACAGTGG CTCACTCACCAGTTTTGATCCTGGGATATCTGGAAATCATCATTGCCTTTTTGATTGGAGTAGTTCTTTCTGCAGTTGTTTgctgtttgattaaaaaatgttCAAG aaaaaaaacaaagaattctGGAAATTTGGATGAGACTTTGGAGATGGTAACAAGTCAGGACGATCCACAG CACATATATGATGGTCAAGAAACACAAGACAATCAGTCCGACCCACAAGAAGAAGTTGAAGATCAAGGTGTGGCAGCAGAGAAAGACGTGCCTGAACTCAGCAGTGCTCCGCAAGAAGTGGAGTATGCAGACATTGATTTTTCCCTGTTGAAAAGAAACAGCAAGTCAGAGAGAAAGCAAGAAAGCACAAAGACGGAGTATGCTGAAATTAAGAAAGCAATAAAAGGCAAATGGGAAGATGAAATGGTGACgggcgaggaggaggagatgatgacAGAGATGGACTTGAAACAGTCTGAAccagaaaaggagaaagaggaagacGAGCCAGTGTACTCCACTGTGAATGATATAATCGAAAAAATTTGA
- the LOC102075787 gene encoding sialic acid-binding Ig-like lectin 10 isoform X4, with product MFVLIWATFLLCVCAETGTSQQCVGQYCITLSERLTAEAGLCVVIPCSFTTGFGFTPKHIVWYKCIYSRCDYDDEIIFHSKNNIHVQNGFEGRVSLLEPDIRQNNCSIIINDLKESDSGSYRIRVNGERNWRENGFASIQRTTVLVEGLSQKPRVKIPTLTEGQQATLTCVAPGLCSGSVPEITWTWRGAGGTESYITGNSTAFRTKNLTAFTQRHISTLTFNSSAEHHNTNVTCKIRFTGKKTTEGDSTLKVNYIRTPQIIGNTIIKEGDVLNLTCSVESFPPSLIMWSKLGSDITLHNDTGSATLSIINATTGHSGQYICTAKHMNNTLQENINITVMYIRTPQITGNTIIKEGDVLNLTCSVESFPPALIMWRDLSSKANNKHSGAYTNLHNDTGSATLVIQNVTAEDSGQYICTATHPDTTVTSSVSVIVSWFSKIQNGSGCVLQAEVLTCVCISEGFPLPTIKWPLLKNHKEYSIKTTVSNHTVNSTVSLNVKNYGNSTVECVSNNEKGEAKKNLMIQSVSNTVAHSPVLILGYLEIIIAFLIGVVLSAVVCCLIKKCSRKKTKNSGNLDETLEMVTSQDDPQHIYDGQETQDNQSDPQEEVEDQGVAAEKDVPELSSAPQEVEYADIDFSLLKRNSKSERKQESTKTEYAEIKKAIKGKWEDEMVTGEEEEMMTEMDLKQSEPEKEKEEDEPVYSTVNDIIEKI from the exons ATGTTTGTTCTGATCTGGGCAACtttccttttgtgtgtgtgtgctgaaacAG GCACATCACAACAATGTGTTGGACAATACTGCATCACACTTAGTGAGAGACTAACAGCAGAGGCTGGACTCTGTGTTGTGATCCCGTGTTCTTTCACTACTGGTTTTGGATTTACACCCAAACATATAGTTTGGTACAAATGTATATATTCAAGATGTGACTATGATGATGAAATAATATTTCACAGCAAAAACAATATCCACGTTCAGAATGGCTTTGAAGGACGTGTGTCACTCTTAGAGCCTGATATAAGACAGAACAACTGCAGCATCATCATTAATGATCTCAAAGAGTCGGATTCTGGATCGTATCGGATCAGAGTTAATGGTGAACGGAATTGGAGAGAAAATGGATTTGCATCTATTCAAAGGACAACTGTCTTAGTTGAAG GTCTTAGTCAGAAACCCAGAGTTAAGATTCCCACACTGACAGAGGGACAGCAGGCCACACTGACCTGTGTTGCTCCTGGTCTCTGCTCTGGATCTGTTCCTGAAATCACCTGGACATggagaggagcaggagggaCTGAATCTTACATTACAGGAAACAGCACTGCTTTCAGGACTAAAAATCTAACTGctttcacacaaagacacatttcAACTCTGACTTTCAACTCCTCTGCTGAACACCACAACACCAATGTCACCTGTAAAATCCGCTTCACTGGGAAAAAAACTACAGAGGGGGATTCAACTTTAAAAGTAAACT ATATAAGGACACCTCAAATCATTGGGAATACAATCATAAAGGAGGGAGATGTTCTGAATctgacctgcagtgttgaaagttTCCCTCCATCTCTGATTATGTGGTCTAAACTTGGTTCTGATATAACCCTGCACAATGACACTGGATCAGCCACACTCTCCATAATTAATGCTACAACTGGACATTCTGGACAGTACATCTGTACGGCAAAACATATGAACAATACCCTGCAAGAAAACATCAACATAACAGTGATGT ATATAAGGACACCTCAAATCACTGGGAACACAATCATAAAGGAGGGAGATGTTCTGAATctgacctgcagtgttgaaagttTTCCTCCAGCCCTTATCATGTGGAGAGATCTTAGCTCTAAAGCAAACAACAAACATAGTGGAGCTTACACTAACCTGCATAATGACACTGGCTCAGCTACACTTGTCATCCAGAATGTGACAGCAGAAGATTCTGGACAGTACATCTGCACAGCAACACATCCGGACACAACTGTAACATCATCTGTCAGTGTGATTGTGTCTT ggttttcaaAGATACAGAATGGCTCTGGATGTGTGCTTCAGGCAGAGGTTTTGacctgtgtgtgtatcagtgaagGGTTTCCTTTACCTACCATCAAATGGCCGCTCCTAAAGAACCACAAAGAGTACTCTATCAAAACGACTGTGTCAAACCACACAGTCAACAGCACTGTCAGTCTAAATGTAAAAAACTATGGTAACAGCACTGTTGAATGTGTGAGCAACAATGAAAAGggagaggcaaaaaaaaatctcatgaTTCAAAGTGTGTCCAATACAGTGG CTCACTCACCAGTTTTGATCCTGGGATATCTGGAAATCATCATTGCCTTTTTGATTGGAGTAGTTCTTTCTGCAGTTGTTTgctgtttgattaaaaaatgttCAAG aaaaaaaacaaagaattctGGAAATTTGGATGAGACTTTGGAGATGGTAACAAGTCAGGACGATCCACAG CACATATATGATGGTCAAGAAACACAAGACAATCAGTCCGACCCACAAGAAGAAGTTGAAGATCAAGGTGTGGCAGCAGAGAAAGACGTGCCTGAACTCAGCAGTGCTCCGCAAGAAGTGGAGTATGCAGACATTGATTTTTCCCTGTTGAAAAGAAACAGCAAGTCAGAGAGAAAGCAAGAAAGCACAAAGACGGAGTATGCTGAAATTAAGAAAGCAATAAAAGGCAAATGGGAAGATGAAATGGTGACgggcgaggaggaggagatgatgacAGAGATGGACTTGAAACAGTCTGAAccagaaaaggagaaagaggaagacGAGCCAGTGTACTCCACTGTGAATGATATAATCGAAAAAATTTGA